Genomic DNA from Entomoplasma freundtii:
ACGGGGAAGAAAAATGAACTAACGCCGTTGACGAATTAATGACTTCAGTTGATGATTACATCCCAACTCCAGAACGTGATGCTGACAAACCATTCCTAATGCCAGTTGAAGATGTTTTCACTATTACTGGACGTGGAACTGTGGCAACTGGACGTGTTGAACGTGGTCGTGTTAAAGTCAATGAAGAAGTTGAAATCATCGGACTTGTTAAAAACCCAACCAAAACTGTTGTTACTGGACTAGAAATGTTCCGTAAATTATTAGACTTTGCAGAAGCAGGGGATAATGTTGGAGCATTACTACGTGGAGTAAGTCGTGAAACAATCGAACGTGGACAAGTTATTGCAAAACCAGGAACTATCCACCCACACACTAAATTAAAAGCTTCAGTTTATGCTTTAACTCAAGAAGAAGGGGGACGTCACAAACCATTCTTTAAAAAATACCGTCCTCAATTCTACTTCCGTACTACTGACGTAACTGGTGAAGTTGATTTACCAGCAGGAGTAGATATGGTGATGCCTGGAGATAACGTGGAATTATCAATCGAATTGATTAAACCAGTCGCTATTGAAAAGGGAACAAAATTCTCAATCCGTGAAGGTGGACGTACCATCGGAGCCGGAACTGTTATCGAAATCGAAAACTAATTTTTGTTAAAAATTCATTTTTTAAAAACCACTTATTCAAAATAAGTGGTTTTTTTATTTGCAAAGATATCATAAATTTACATTCCGTGTAAAAAATGCCATAAATTTTAAATCTATGGCATTTATTTTTAATAATGCTAATATTTTGGTGTTCGAACACAAAAGGAGTTAATTATGTATAAACTTTTATTAAAAAGTTTAGCAATCATGACTACTAGCGTAGGATCCGTCCCTCTTACACCTACTGTTTTATCTATCCAAAATAGTCAAGGTAATGACGCAAGAGCAATTAGCCCATTGGCACACGATAAAGAACTAGAACTTATTAGAAAAATTAAGACCTATAAGGACTTGATTAACAATAAAATTTTAACAAACCCTTCAATTGTTTCTTTGATTGAAGCTGAATTAAAAGGGCTTGGTAATGAAACAGAAATGGTCAACCAGTTTTTTGATCTATTTAAAACTTATCATTCACCAATTTCTTATCTCTTTGCCGAAATCAGCAAGGAATGGTATAAACCATCAGATGGCGATATTAAAGAATCGATGGCCCGAGTAGCTAAACAAATAGGTGAAGATGGTACACCAGGCCAAACCACCGGTCGTTGAAATGGCCATTTATGGGCTCGGGCTCAGGGAAATAAGTGAACTTGAAATAATTTTTATACTTATAGTGGAGGAATTCATTTTAATGAAATGATTCACGATTTAACCGGCGCTTATTTGGGAAATATAATTGATGATTGTCTACATCTAGGCGGAGGTGGTCAATGAGGCTTTGAGACTGAAAAGTTTGCCAACCGTCTAGTTGAGGCGGGAAATAATATTTTTGGCAATAAAAAGGCTCAAAAAAACTTAATCCAAGCCTTAATGCCTCTAATTAAAGACCATGTAATGAAGAAAAATGATTTCTCCACCGGATATGAACAATTAATTTGGGCAGAAGGCGAACCTGACCTTGAAAAAGATTTTAATATAAGACTTTTATTTGAACGCCTTGCCCACCTTTTTTCTCAAGACGGCAAAAATGATTTAATTGACATTGTATCCAACTTAGTTACATCACCATTTTTTGAAGATGTCTTAATTGATACCGGTTTTTATGGACAACGTACATTTACAGAAGCCATTGAAATGGCCAATAATGGAATTACCGGAGCTATTATAAAACTTATAACCGATGAACTAAAGCCTAGAAACCTTGCTACGATGATTGTTAATGCCATTGAGCCGGTGATTGCAGAACTTGGGTTAGATAAAACATTGAAGGACCTTAATGGAATCTTCGACACTGCCAACCATGCAAAGATTTTTAAATTTAGAATCAATCTTCCGGAACTAGCTAGCAGCTTTGAATCTTTGGAGAATTGGGATAATTTTGATAGTTGTTTGGAAAATGTAAAAGACTTTATCAACAATAAGAATTCACAAGTCTCTCTAAAAAATCTTTTACAAATGTTAGGAACCCAAGAAGGAGCAGATGATTTTGTAAAAGGCTCGCCTTTAGAAAATCTAAAAAAGAATTTGGATGATGATAATAGTTTGCTTCAATGTTCGTTAACAGTTTTAGAAGCTTATTACTTAATGCTTGATGAATCCTAAAAAACAAGCCTCGAAAATACCAAAAGTATTGTTAACCTAAATGTATGACTATTCAATTGCCAAAAAGTTCAAAGGAGTACTTTTTGGCATAAAACAAATTATTTAAAACTTTAAAGGACCCACTTATGAGTTGGGTCCTTTTAATTGTTAAAATTATACATGGAAAAGGCTTTGACTCAATGAAACTAAAGTTGGTTTTAAAACAATCATTTCGGGATTTCACAAGCAAAAGCATCCTTTATTTAACCTTTACCTTATTCTTGATGCTCGCCATCTCGATTTTTGTTGGGTTAATTTCTTTTGGTTATGGTTTCCAAAACTTATTTAGGCAAACGGTGGGGGCAACAAACCCCAATGCCTCATTGAATTTCAATAGAGCTTATCTGCCTTATTGAATCACCGCCAAGGAAGCCAAAAAAGATACTAATGGGTATTATAAAGCGCAAGAAAGAGATGCCCTTATTACCGAATTTTTGAAAAACCTTTTGCCAATTCCTGATGGGTCAGAATTTCAACGTTTAACCTTAGGAATTGGCCATAGCCGGGGCGATGTAACAAAATTGCACCGCAATGAAATTTTTAATGATGCCTTACTTTATGACTATTTCCAACAAGATAGTGGTTTAGACCAAAATCTTGCTATTTACAATAACCAAGTTCAAAAAATTTATGAAATCTTAGATCATGAATATCAAACAAATAACCTTGTTAGTGCTTATTTTATGGAAAAAGAAGTAAAAGAAAATAAGAATCTTCTTGGTTATCAACGAGCCGTCTTTGATAACGATTTTGTTATTGAAAGTTTGGGAAAGCAACCAATGCGTTGAGAATATTTAAGAGTTAATCCAAAAATTCTTGGTCAAGATTTTTATGAAGAGACACCTTGAACGTTGCATGAAAATAAAGCTTCAACTATTAAATTCTGACAACAAGTAGATTGAACAAAACACCAAAAAGAACGTAAAAATTATAATTTCATTTTTGTCCAACCCGCTTTCCTCCATAGTAAAAAACTAAATATTGGTGATTACGTAACGCTAGAAGTGAAAAATATTGATAAATTTAAAAAATTACCTCCTAATGTAAAAACTCAGGAATTTTTAATTGCCGGAACTGCAACTGACTCGTCAAATTTTTATTATTCAGACAATAAACCAAACTTTATGATTCCATACCAATGGATGGCTAATTTTTATAAAATAAATGGCGTTTCACAAATTCCACCCCCAACCATTAAACGGACTTTGCTGCTTTATTTGAATGAGTTTGGAAACGATTATCAACGAGGACAAGATTATATTTCTAAAGTCTATAATCGCCGGTTTAGAAACCTTGTAAATGTTCGGATTATTATGGAAAGTTCAACATCATGAGTTTCTTCACTACCACGATATGCTTATGACTTTACAGTCCAAATATTTATCACAATCGCCTATGTGGTTGGCTTTTTAGTGCTTTTTTTATTAGGAGTTGTCTTTTATTT
This window encodes:
- the tuf gene encoding elongation factor Tu, giving the protein MAKETFDRSLPHVNVGTIGHVDHGKTTLTAAITKVLAAKGGAEFKDYANIDNAPEERERGITINTSHVEYKTGNRHYAHVDCPGHADYVKNMITGAAQMDGAILVVAATDGPMPQTREHILLARQVGVPKIVVFLNKCDMVEDEELIDLVEMEVRDLLTEYGFDGENAPVIRGSALGALNGEEKWTNAVDELMTSVDDYIPTPERDADKPFLMPVEDVFTITGRGTVATGRVERGRVKVNEEVEIIGLVKNPTKTVVTGLEMFRKLLDFAEAGDNVGALLRGVSRETIERGQVIAKPGTIHPHTKLKASVYALTQEEGGRHKPFFKKYRPQFYFRTTDVTGEVDLPAGVDMVMPGDNVELSIELIKPVAIEKGTKFSIREGGRTIGAGTVIEIEN